From Clavelina lepadiformis chromosome 9, kaClaLepa1.1, whole genome shotgun sequence, the proteins below share one genomic window:
- the LOC143470909 gene encoding non-selective voltage-gated ion channel VDAC2-like → MVIPPTYSDLGKAARDLFDKGYSYGAVKVDLKTKTGTGIEFTTKGSSSNDTGKIGGSLETKYKQPKHGLTFTEKWTTDNNLSTEVAIEDQIATGLKLSVCTSFSPNSGKKTGALKTAYKRDYINTSLDTDFDFSGPTLQGSAVVGYEGWLAGYQFAFDTSKSALTKNNVALGYNGADFQLLTTLNDASEFGGSIYQSINKDLATGIQLAWTAGQSNTRFGVAAKYNVDSEATLNAKLNNAGQLGLGYTHSLRKGVKLTLSSLIDAKNFNAGGHKLGLGLEFEV, encoded by the exons atggtTATCCCACCAACATACTCTGATCTTGGAAAAGCTGCAAGAGACCTTTTCGACAAGGGCTACA GTTATGGAGCAGTCAAAGTTGACTTAAAAACAAAGACAGGAACTGGAATA GAATTTACCACTAAAGGTAGCTCATCAAATGACACTGGCAAAATCGGCGGATCACtcgaaacaaaatataagcaaCCTAAACACGGTTTGACATTCACCGAAAAATGGACAACTGACAATAATTTAAGCACAGAAGTAGCCATTGAGGACCAGATTGCAACCGGCTTAAAACTATCAGTGTGTACCTCATTTTCACCAAACTCCGG GAAGAAGACTGGTGCTCTGAAGACAGCGTACAAGCGCGATTACATTAACACAAGTCTTGATACAGACTTTGATTTCTCCGGCCCCACCTTGCAAGGCTCTGCAGTTGTTGG GTACGAAGGCTGGCTTGCTGGATATCAGTTTGCGTTCGACACGTCTAAGTCAGCCTTAACCAAGAACAACGTCGCACTGGGTTATAATGGTGCTGATTTCCAACTTCTTACAACCTT AAATGATGCCTCTGAGTTTGGAGGTTCAATCTATCAGAGTATTAACAAAGACTTAGCGACAGGCATACAGCTTGCATGGACCGCAGGTCAGAGCAACACTAGATTTGGTGTTGCTGCCAAATATAACGTTGACTCTGAAGCAACACTAAAT GCAAAATTGAACAATGCTGGCCAACTTGGTCTTGGCTATACTCACAGCCTTCGCAAAG GTGTTAAACTTACCCTGTCCAGTTTGATCGATGCAAAGAATTTCAATGCCGGAGGCCACAAGTTAGGTTTGGGTCTTGAATTTGAAGTTTAG